In a single window of the Orbaceae bacterium lpD04 genome:
- a CDS encoding AraC family transcriptional regulator — protein sequence MIKDSRINPTKSWQILKDRILQITDASTGSYSTVIEGFSFHRHINNDDPKPHFFEPVVIIVVQGEKLVKIGVQEYLYGQNICFISGIDIPVTSCVMKASKDAPYLAMSLNLDIGLIASLASKTPILSTPLNTLPRGAMIQAVEGDLLDAFLRLIELTEKPEQIPIMKELLLQEIHYRLLSSPFGHTLRALNTFGSQGNQIARVIAWLKNNYKQPLQIEELAQRSNMAASTFHKHFKDVTSLSPIQYLKQLRLSEAQYLMLSKGYDVTQAAMNVGYESATQFIREYKRLFGEPPRKNITNIIKKNEFHSLAY from the coding sequence ATGATAAAAGATTCACGCATAAACCCGACTAAAAGTTGGCAAATACTTAAAGATAGAATTCTGCAAATAACCGATGCTAGTACTGGTTCATATTCGACCGTAATTGAGGGGTTTTCATTTCATAGACATATTAATAATGATGATCCCAAACCTCATTTTTTTGAGCCTGTTGTTATTATTGTGGTACAAGGTGAAAAATTAGTTAAAATCGGCGTACAAGAATATCTTTATGGCCAAAATATCTGCTTTATTAGCGGAATAGATATACCTGTTACAAGCTGTGTAATGAAAGCAAGTAAAGATGCGCCTTATCTTGCTATGTCACTTAATTTGGATATTGGCCTTATTGCAAGCCTGGCATCTAAAACACCTATTTTGTCAACGCCGCTTAATACTTTGCCTAGAGGAGCAATGATACAAGCCGTGGAAGGCGATCTGCTTGATGCATTTTTACGTTTGATTGAACTCACCGAAAAGCCAGAGCAAATTCCAATTATGAAAGAATTATTATTACAAGAAATCCATTATCGTTTATTATCAAGTCCCTTTGGTCATACATTACGAGCTCTTAATACATTTGGTTCCCAAGGTAATCAAATTGCCAGAGTTATTGCATGGCTAAAAAATAATTATAAGCAACCATTACAAATAGAAGAACTGGCACAGCGCTCAAATATGGCAGCATCCACTTTTCATAAACATTTTAAAGACGTTACCAGCTTAAGCCCAATCCAGTACCTAAAACAGTTGCGACTTAGCGAGGCTCAGTACCTTATGCTATCAAAAGGGTATGATGTTACTCAAGCAGCGATGAATGTTGGATACGAAAGTGCAACGCAATTTATTCGCGAGTACAAACGATTATTTGGTGAACCACCACGAAAAAATATTACCAATATTATTAAAAAAAATGAATTTCATTCATTGGCATATTAA
- a CDS encoding DUF945 family protein has translation MKKTVIATSIVVILGAGYTLASWYTGNIIENNIDAKIAQITNQIDQYKGLPDVNIQYSDYHKGIFSTSFNLTVNTVNLENHQNTLFNDKVTIYHGPFPWSEIKSGDFSPKMGAFIYQTSKESNESLWLAAGNKPFMTINSSIDYSENIKLTANNEPINYTNEELGTNLQATKNSLFLSIDNQLNNLVIQGQIDQLTLKNQMDYLEINHLVLTGNVVKYADLGYQAKTEVSIENGLIGRVNSNNENLNNNDSIKVNQLAININAARQNKRLTGDISSSVNNLFLGQQDLGKGEILANYTLPLNYDLSAETNDDKALRNWYVKLDKLLWHNQQGNLSASFTLNVADNDNMPWDQLDEDNLILAQAKVNLPLKPLTYLAAQISNPQKSMPDDNDIQSVTKSVVMLFGLFLNNSPIIDFNYDPNDEIEDGVSVDLYYSKEENQARLKGKSITTGQFWQALTRNKLPKFN, from the coding sequence ATGAAGAAAACAGTTATTGCTACAAGTATTGTTGTCATTTTAGGGGCTGGATATACACTTGCTTCTTGGTACACGGGTAATATTATTGAAAATAATATTGATGCCAAAATAGCACAAATAACAAATCAAATTGACCAATATAAAGGTTTACCTGATGTCAATATTCAATACAGTGACTATCATAAAGGTATATTCTCGACCTCTTTTAATTTAACCGTAAATACCGTTAATCTTGAAAATCATCAAAACACCCTTTTTAATGATAAAGTCACTATTTACCATGGGCCTTTCCCTTGGAGCGAGATAAAGTCTGGTGATTTTTCGCCTAAAATGGGGGCTTTTATTTATCAAACATCAAAAGAGAGTAATGAGAGCCTATGGCTTGCTGCTGGTAATAAACCGTTTATGACCATCAACTCAAGTATTGATTATAGTGAAAATATAAAACTAACAGCGAATAACGAACCAATAAATTATACGAATGAAGAGCTTGGTACTAATTTACAAGCAACTAAAAACAGCCTATTTCTCTCGATCGATAATCAGTTAAATAATTTAGTGATTCAAGGCCAGATCGATCAATTGACGTTAAAAAACCAAATGGATTATTTAGAAATAAACCATTTAGTTTTAACCGGTAACGTTGTTAAATATGCGGATTTAGGTTATCAAGCTAAAACTGAAGTTAGCATCGAAAATGGCTTAATAGGCCGAGTAAATTCGAATAACGAAAACCTTAACAATAATGACAGTATCAAGGTCAATCAACTAGCGATAAACATTAATGCAGCGCGGCAAAATAAACGCTTAACAGGAGATATCTCTTCATCGGTTAATAATCTATTTTTGGGCCAGCAAGATTTAGGTAAAGGTGAGATATTAGCGAATTATACCCTGCCGCTTAATTATGATTTATCGGCAGAGACTAACGATGATAAAGCGTTAAGAAATTGGTATGTTAAGCTTGATAAATTATTATGGCACAATCAACAAGGTAACTTAAGTGCTAGTTTTACATTAAATGTTGCAGATAATGATAATATGCCTTGGGATCAGCTTGATGAAGATAACCTTATCTTAGCTCAAGCTAAGGTAAATTTACCATTAAAGCCCCTTACCTACTTAGCGGCTCAAATCAGTAATCCACAAAAAAGCATGCCTGATGATAATGATATCCAAAGCGTCACTAAATCTGTTGTGATGCTATTTGGCTTATTCTTAAATAATTCGCCAATTATCGATTTTAATTATGATCCTAATGATGAGATTGAAGATGGCGTTAGTGTAGACTTATACTATTCTAAAGAAGAAAATCAGGCTAGATTAAAAGGGAAATCAATAACCACAGGGCAATTTTGGCAAGCTTTAACTAGAAATAAACTCCCTAAATTTAATTAA
- a CDS encoding aldo/keto reductase: protein MKKRILGVNGLEVSELGFGCMNLSYGYASKLQKEEAIRLIRDAYDSGITFFDTAEAYGENNETWLGEATAPFSDKVVIATKFGWKDGDARTGELDSHPDRIRFVAEQSLKRLNIECIDLFYQHRVDPSIPIEEVAGTVKDLIKEGKVKHFGLSEAGATTIRRANAVQPIAALQSEYSMFTRGPEADILPVLEELGIGFVPFSPLGKGLLTGKINTDIIFDKDDIRSTLPRFQENALKVNQKLINALSQIAVNKGITTAQIALAWLLNQKNWIVPIFGTTKLSRLQENIGATQVKLTFDELAAIENILVNQKVQGDRYSKQAMKLVGR, encoded by the coding sequence ATGAAAAAAAGAATACTTGGCGTAAATGGGCTTGAAGTCTCAGAATTGGGGTTTGGTTGTATGAACTTATCATATGGTTACGCTTCAAAATTACAAAAAGAAGAAGCAATTAGGCTCATTCGTGATGCTTACGATAGTGGAATTACTTTCTTTGACACAGCCGAAGCATATGGTGAAAATAATGAAACATGGCTAGGTGAAGCAACGGCTCCTTTTAGTGATAAAGTTGTTATTGCAACTAAATTTGGCTGGAAAGATGGTGATGCTCGCACTGGAGAGCTAGACAGCCATCCTGATCGTATTCGCTTTGTGGCTGAGCAGTCGCTTAAACGTTTAAATATTGAGTGTATTGATCTGTTTTATCAGCATCGAGTCGATCCGTCCATTCCAATTGAAGAGGTAGCTGGCACCGTTAAGGACTTAATTAAGGAAGGTAAAGTTAAGCATTTCGGCCTATCAGAAGCGGGAGCGACAACCATTCGCCGAGCAAATGCCGTGCAGCCTATTGCCGCATTACAAAGCGAGTATTCCATGTTTACGCGAGGCCCAGAAGCTGACATTTTACCTGTACTTGAAGAGCTTGGGATCGGCTTTGTGCCATTTAGTCCACTTGGTAAAGGTTTACTAACCGGCAAGATTAATACGGATATCATATTTGATAAAGACGATATTCGAAGCACCTTACCTCGCTTTCAAGAAAATGCACTTAAAGTTAATCAAAAACTTATCAATGCCCTCAGCCAAATTGCTGTAAATAAAGGGATCACAACTGCACAAATTGCATTGGCATGGCTACTCAATCAAAAAAACTGGATTGTTCCTATTTTCGGCACAACAAAATTGAGTCGTTTACAAGAAAATATTGGCGCAACGCAAGTCAAACTAACCTTTGATGAGCTAGCTGCAATTGAAAACATATTAGTTAATCAAAAAGTACAAGGTGATCGTTATAGTAAGCAAGCAATGAAGTTGGTTGGTCGATAA
- a CDS encoding SDR family NAD(P)-dependent oxidoreductase, producing MTHSFTFTSTTDEVLAGYDLKDKRILVTGVSSGLGIETARVLVAHGAEVVGTARDLYKAKAATKEFFDTKSNSGKFTLVELDLANLKSVRACADKLLADACQFDVIIANAGVMAPPFGHTQDGFETQFGTNHLGHFTLINRVAKLLSSSARIVVLSSAAHHIADVDLNDPNFEKTKYDRWIAYGRSKTANALFALAFDHHYRKNGIRAIAVHPGAIETGLQRNYPAAEEAALIASINATNASAGLPPFKYKTIPQGAATTVWAAIVADAEIVGGHYCEDCHMASINDSQGIHGGVSSYAS from the coding sequence ATGACACATTCTTTTACGTTTACCTCAACCACCGATGAAGTACTTGCTGGTTATGATCTTAAGGATAAGCGAATTCTTGTAACCGGCGTATCTTCGGGCCTTGGTATTGAAACAGCGCGTGTACTTGTTGCACATGGCGCTGAGGTGGTTGGCACCGCACGTGATTTGTACAAGGCTAAAGCAGCAACAAAAGAGTTTTTCGACACTAAATCAAATAGCGGTAAGTTTACACTTGTTGAATTAGATTTAGCTAATTTAAAAAGTGTACGTGCATGTGCTGATAAGTTACTTGCCGATGCTTGCCAATTTGATGTAATAATTGCCAATGCGGGGGTTATGGCGCCCCCATTTGGTCATACTCAAGATGGCTTTGAAACGCAGTTTGGCACCAATCATCTAGGCCATTTCACTTTAATAAATCGTGTTGCCAAACTACTCAGCAGTAGTGCTCGCATCGTTGTCTTATCGTCAGCGGCACATCATATCGCTGATGTAGATCTGAATGATCCAAATTTTGAGAAGACCAAATACGACCGATGGATTGCGTATGGGCGATCAAAAACGGCAAATGCGTTATTCGCGCTTGCGTTTGATCATCATTATCGTAAAAACGGTATACGAGCTATTGCAGTTCACCCCGGCGCCATTGAAACCGGTCTTCAGCGTAATTATCCAGCAGCAGAAGAAGCGGCACTTATTGCCTCTATTAATGCAACAAATGCGAGTGCTGGCCTTCCACCTTTTAAATATAAAACAATCCCTCAGGGAGCTGCGACAACGGTATGGGCTGCTATTGTTGCCGACGCTGAGATTGTTGGTGGTCATTATTGTGAAGATTGTCATATGGCAAGCATTAATGATTCTCAAGGTATTCATGGCGGGGTTAGTTCTTATGCATCGTAA